GTTGCGGACCCGGGCGGCGCGCATGTATCAGCGCGCCCGCGGCTACTGTCTGCGCGGGCTCGCGCTTCGCCATTCGGGGATGACCCCCGCGACGCTCGGCAGCGACCCCGCCGCCGCGTTGGCGGATACGACGGTGCCGGACGTCCCGTGGCTCTACTGGACGGCGGCCTCCTGGGGGGCGGAGCTGTCGCTCGCGCCGAACCAGCTCGCCCGCGTGACGGAGCTGGCGAGCGTGCGCGCGCTGCTCAATCGCGCGCGGGCGCTCGACGATCGGTGGGAGAGCGGCGCGATTCACGAGGCGCTGATTGCGTTCGACGGGCTGCCGCCGATGCTCGGCGGATCGCCGGCCGCGGCGCGGGCCGACTTCGATCGGGCGATGGAATTGTCAGGAGGGAAGTCGATCTTCGCCTACGTCGCATTCGCCGCGACGGTCGCCGATCCGGCGGAGAAGAAGAAGCTGCTCGAAGCGGCCGTGGCGATCGATGCGGCGGCGCTGACGTCGCGCCGCCTCACCAACCTCATCGCCCAGCGGTATGCGCGGGCGCTTCTGACCGCGCCGCGGTGATCCGCACCGGACGGCCGTTCACCGACTCGTAGTCGTAGAGGACCTGCAGCTTGGAGGTCCCGACCATCTTCACTTTCGCAACCGTCTCGGTGGCGATCGGCACGCGCACGCCGCCGATCCGCGCGTAGCGGCGGACGATGTTCACGAGGCTGGTCCAGAACGAGGGGTTCTTGGCCAGCTTCCCCTCGACGCGCAGCAGATCGCCGCCGTCGTCCAGCACCGCGCGCCCGTCG
The sequence above is a segment of the Vicinamibacterales bacterium genome. Coding sequences within it:
- a CDS encoding TRAP transporter TatT component family protein, encoding MVARPALVLALVVAATACSPRQLAINRMASALASASVVYENDNDPEFVRLAAPSTLKTVEMLLKDSPSNPQLLLTACRGFTQYAYGFLHIEAEVRAPDAAAASELRTRAARMYQRARGYCLRGLALRHSGMTPATLGSDPAAALADTTVPDVPWLYWTAASWGAELSLAPNQLARVTELASVRALLNRARALDDRWESGAIHEALIAFDGLPPMLGGSPAAARADFDRAMELSGGKSIFAYVAFAATVADPAEKKKLLEAAVAIDAAALTSRRLTNLIAQRYARALLTAPR